A genomic window from Silene latifolia isolate original U9 population chromosome 11, ASM4854445v1, whole genome shotgun sequence includes:
- the LOC141610845 gene encoding protein NRT1/ PTR FAMILY 5.14-like isoform X1 codes for MAPQTYRYLGCLLTSFQHLHAFSGFVFTNPERCTWHSRPRVCCQYALIGYVDRAMGSAVGQGLGDGIYAPRSGEPNFDIPPASLQGFIAICILIFIPIYDCLLVPFARNLTGKPSGISVLQRIGTGLFISIVCMVVAALIEKRRLDIALHYGLIDLPTATVPMSIWWLLPQYAISGIADAFTIVGLQEFFYDQVPVELRSVGMSLYLTVLGIGSLLSSILVSLVDKLSSGEMGSSWLSDNLNTTHLDYFYWLLAGLSTLGLVLFMYFSKSYIYTNIKVHM; via the exons ATGGCACCTCAGACCTATAG GTATCTAGGCTGCCTACTAACCAGCTTCCAGCATCTCCACGCATTTTCTGGGTTTGTATTTACTAACCCTGAACGTTGCACATGGCACAGCAGACCTAGAG TTTGCTGCCAGTATGCACTCATTGGATACGTGGACAGGGCCATGGGTAGTGCTGTGGGTCAGGGCCTTGGGGATGGAATTTATGCGCCACGTTCAG GTGAGCCAAACTTCGACATTCCACCTGCATCATTACAGGGCTTCATTGCCATCTGCATTCTCATATTCATTCCTATATATGATTGCCTACTCGTACCCTTTGCTAGAAACCTTACCGGAAAACCCTCCGGTATATCAGTCCTTCAGAGAATTGGAACCGGTCTGTTCATATCGATTGTGTGTATGGTTGTTGCAGCACTTATAGAGAAAAGACGACTCGACATTGCGCTGCATTACGGGCTTATAGACTTGCCTACGGCGACGGTCCCTATGAGTATATGGTGGCTACTTCCTCAGTATGCCATCTCTGGGATTGCAGATGCTTTTACTATAGTTGGTCTGCAAGAGTTTTTCTATGACCAAGTTCCGGTTGAATTGAGAAGTGTCGGAATGTCCCTATATCTGACTGTTTTAGGTATTGGTAGCCTTTTGAGCAGCATTCTTGTGTCTCTTGTTGATAAGCTATCTAGCGGTGAAATGGGTAGTAGTTGGTTATCAGATAACTTGAACACGACACATCTCGATTACTTTTACTGGCTGCTTGCTGGGCTTAGCACTCTAGGGCTGGTTCTCTTCATGTATTTTTCAAAATCATACATATACACCAATATCAAGGTCCATATGTGA
- the LOC141612669 gene encoding uncharacterized protein LOC141612669 codes for MSMEKETWSWKLLLLLILSLISFTLSSNFPSQGCYWTEECLHKWHGDCGGLVYNQSTNCHGKCQPPKYSPCPPYHTHFYCCSAGSPMKVKDGCVKCESKMDDGDEFVCCSDCTYPEMVYGDTSSGYCKSGALLISQPKPKEVFKWVAGPWLPCSAPCGGGIRSRRVECFAVIEDTSSPDYPVYDDLCSHQEKLTGREACNVQSCVAEVVNRKKEDGRHGRTSPIWIILGLLTGGIVLGFGGFILFKRITSSQANNNGYVYIMMDGFS; via the exons ATGTCAATGGAGAAAGAGACATGGAGTTGGAAACTTCTCCTCTTACTCATTCTTTCTCTAATTTCATTTACTCTATCTTCAAACTTCCCTTCCCAAG GATGCTATTGGACAGAGGAATGCCTGCACAAATGGCACGGAGATTGTGGCGGTCTTGTTTATAACCAGTCAACCAACTGCCATGGCAAATGTCAACCTCCTAAATATTCACCTTGTCCTCCTTATCACACCCATTTTTACTGCTGTTCAGCTG GAAGTCCCATGAAGGTGAAAGATGGATGCGTAAAGTGCGAGAGTAAGATGGACGATGGCGATGAATTCGTATGTTGCTCTGACTGTACTTACCCTGAAATGGTGTATGGTGATACTTCATCAGGGTATTGTAAAAGTGGTGCACTTTTGATTTCACAACCAAAGCCCAAAG AGGTGTTTAAATGGGTAGCTGGACCATGGTTGCCGTGTTCAGCGCCTTGCGGTGGTGGCATTCGTAGTCGAAGAGTTGAATGCTTTGCAGTTATTGAAGACACTTCTTCCCCTGATTATCCTGTTTATGATGATCTATGTTCGCATCAAGAAAAG CTTACGGGGCGAGAAGCATGTAATGTACAAAGTTGTGTAGCAGAAGTCGTAAACAGAAAGAAAGAAGATGGAAGACATGGTAGAACATCACCTATATGGATTATACTTGGGCTTCTTACTGGAGGAATTGTTCTTGGATTTGGAGGCTTCATTTTGTTCAAAAG GATTACATCTAGCCAGGCTAATAATAATGGCTATGTTTATATCATGATGGATGGATTTTCATGA
- the LOC141610845 gene encoding protein NRT1/ PTR FAMILY 5.14-like isoform X2 translates to MGSAVGQGLGDGIYAPRSGEPNFDIPPASLQGFIAICILIFIPIYDCLLVPFARNLTGKPSGISVLQRIGTGLFISIVCMVVAALIEKRRLDIALHYGLIDLPTATVPMSIWWLLPQYAISGIADAFTIVGLQEFFYDQVPVELRSVGMSLYLTVLGIGSLLSSILVSLVDKLSSGEMGSSWLSDNLNTTHLDYFYWLLAGLSTLGLVLFMYFSKSYIYTNIKVHM, encoded by the exons ATGGGTAGTGCTGTGGGTCAGGGCCTTGGGGATGGAATTTATGCGCCACGTTCAG GTGAGCCAAACTTCGACATTCCACCTGCATCATTACAGGGCTTCATTGCCATCTGCATTCTCATATTCATTCCTATATATGATTGCCTACTCGTACCCTTTGCTAGAAACCTTACCGGAAAACCCTCCGGTATATCAGTCCTTCAGAGAATTGGAACCGGTCTGTTCATATCGATTGTGTGTATGGTTGTTGCAGCACTTATAGAGAAAAGACGACTCGACATTGCGCTGCATTACGGGCTTATAGACTTGCCTACGGCGACGGTCCCTATGAGTATATGGTGGCTACTTCCTCAGTATGCCATCTCTGGGATTGCAGATGCTTTTACTATAGTTGGTCTGCAAGAGTTTTTCTATGACCAAGTTCCGGTTGAATTGAGAAGTGTCGGAATGTCCCTATATCTGACTGTTTTAGGTATTGGTAGCCTTTTGAGCAGCATTCTTGTGTCTCTTGTTGATAAGCTATCTAGCGGTGAAATGGGTAGTAGTTGGTTATCAGATAACTTGAACACGACACATCTCGATTACTTTTACTGGCTGCTTGCTGGGCTTAGCACTCTAGGGCTGGTTCTCTTCATGTATTTTTCAAAATCATACATATACACCAATATCAAGGTCCATATGTGA